One Streptobacillus ratti genomic window carries:
- a CDS encoding tail protein X — MEDVRVYLTVSGDTWDLISYKVYGNEFYCSNLIKANLDLIDIAVFDSNIPIIIPELKANDIIKDYSMLPPWKRD; from the coding sequence ATGGAAGATGTAAGAGTATATTTAACAGTTTCTGGTGATACGTGGGATTTGATTTCATATAAAGTATATGGTAATGAATTTTATTGTAGTAATCTAATAAAGGCTAATTTAGATTTAATTGATATAGCTGTATTTGATTCAAATATTCCTATTATTATTCCAGAATTAAAAGCTAATGATATTATAAAAGATTATTCTATGTTACCACCTTGGAAAAGAGATTAG
- a CDS encoding phage late control D family protein codes for MLARRIRAIIIFNKKDISNDISHSISSIRYTDNSRNAIDDLEIELENLDYRWLREWYPDEKAQLVVGLFQGDNESGEGISLGTFYIDEPTFNDNRLNLKCIALPLRSNIRDQKNTKAWEKITLEELISQIAAKHGMSILLHADNEFFERIDQSNETDLKFIDRICVEHGLSMKISDDKIIVFDEDNMLFNKAVVVFSIDDYRIRSFTLRKQNKEIYDKVEVSYYDPDKKKLIKEIITKKELEKRN; via the coding sequence ATGTTAGCTAGGCGTATAAGAGCAATAATAATATTTAATAAAAAGGATATAAGTAATGATATAAGCCATTCTATAAGCTCTATAAGATATACAGATAATTCAAGAAATGCTATAGATGATTTAGAAATTGAGTTAGAGAATTTAGATTATAGATGGCTTAGGGAATGGTATCCTGATGAAAAAGCACAGCTTGTAGTTGGTCTTTTTCAAGGTGATAATGAAAGTGGTGAGGGCATTTCTTTAGGAACTTTTTATATAGATGAACCAACATTTAATGATAATAGACTTAATTTAAAATGTATAGCATTACCTTTAAGAAGTAATATTAGAGATCAAAAAAATACTAAGGCTTGGGAAAAAATAACATTAGAAGAATTAATATCTCAAATAGCAGCAAAACATGGTATGAGTATATTATTACATGCTGATAATGAATTTTTTGAAAGAATAGATCAAAGTAATGAAACAGATTTAAAATTTATAGATAGAATTTGTGTAGAACATGGTTTAAGTATGAAAATATCAGATGATAAAATAATAGTCTTTGATGAGGATAATATGCTATTTAATAAAGCTGTAGTAGTATTTAGTATAGATGATTATAGGATAAGAAGCTTTACCCTAAGAAAGCAAAATAAGGAAATTTATGATAAAGTCGAAGTATCGTATTATGACCCAGATAAAAAGAAATTAATAAAAGAAATAATAACTAAAAAAGAGTTGGAAAAGAGAAATTGA